The Blastomonas fulva genome contains a region encoding:
- a CDS encoding SDR family NAD(P)-dependent oxidoreductase, translated as MLASPVLILGARSDIGRALARGYAAQGCEVILAARGDISADSTDLALRTGARVHAVSFDVTDGQPDAFFDALGVVPGTVVMVAGLLEDQAQSAADDLAAACVMDSNYAGPSRYLLAAARRMANVPGACIIGISSVAGERGRASNFVYGSAKAGFTAFLSGRRNAYAMTGLHVMTVKPGFVRTQMTAGMKLPPAVTAEPQQVSDAIIRAQGRKSDVIYTLARRRLNMAIIRAIPEPIFKKLSL; from the coding sequence ATGCTTGCCTCTCCCGTTCTGATCCTGGGTGCCCGCTCGGACATCGGTCGCGCGCTGGCGCGGGGCTATGCCGCGCAGGGCTGCGAGGTCATTCTGGCGGCGCGCGGCGACATCAGCGCCGATTCCACCGATCTGGCGCTGCGCACCGGCGCGCGTGTCCACGCGGTCAGCTTCGACGTGACCGACGGCCAGCCGGATGCCTTTTTCGATGCATTGGGCGTGGTGCCCGGCACGGTGGTGATGGTCGCAGGGCTGCTCGAGGATCAAGCTCAATCTGCGGCGGATGATCTTGCGGCTGCGTGCGTGATGGACAGCAATTATGCAGGACCCTCGCGTTATTTGCTCGCCGCTGCCCGCAGGATGGCGAATGTGCCCGGCGCGTGCATTATCGGTATCAGCTCGGTCGCGGGCGAGCGCGGGCGGGCGTCGAACTTCGTGTACGGATCGGCCAAGGCCGGGTTCACCGCCTTCCTCTCGGGCCGGCGCAACGCGTACGCCATGACCGGCCTCCATGTCATGACGGTCAAGCCCGGCTTCGTCCGCACACAGATGACCGCAGGCATGAAATTGCCGCCAGCGGTGACCGCCGAACCCCAACAGGTGTCAGATGCCATCATCCGGGCGCAGGGCAGGAAGAGCGATGTCATCTACACGTTGGCCCGCAGGCGGCTGAACATGGCGATCATTCGCGCCATCCCCGAGCCGATCTTCAAGAAACTCTCGCTCTGA
- the glmS gene encoding glutamine--fructose-6-phosphate transaminase (isomerizing) — translation MCGIVGILARRDVVGDLVDGLKRMEYRGYDSAGVCTVHDGQLVRRRAQGKLRNLVDVLAKDPAPGHVGIAHTRWATHGAPTTSNAHPHATDEVALVHNGIIENFKQLRDALIARGRRFESETDSEVVAHLLSERIEAGDSPQDAVKAVLPQLRGAFALAIAFRQYPDMLIGARLGSPLVLGYGEGETYLGSDALALAPLTQRIAYLEEGDWVVLTREGAQVFDADNAPVEREVTLSGVTGALIDKGNHRHFMQKEIFEQPVVVAQTLQSYIRSVEQQVALPQMDFELSDIDRVTIIACGTASYVGMIGKYWIEQLARVPVEVDVASEYRYRDPVLSPGMLGVVVSQSGETADTLAALRHMKAGGVTTAGIINVPTSSMAREVDLLLPTHAGPEIGVASTKAFTCQLAVMAALAVNLARAKGRLSQAEEAEIVRHLIEAPAAINAALAHDAEIEAMAHTIAQARDVLYLGRGPDYALALEGALKLKEISYIHAEGYAAGEMKHGPIALIDEAVPIIVIAPSGPLFEKTVSNMQEVRARGGQVVLISDAKGLAEAGEGCLATIEMPKVHPMIGPMVYCVPIQLLAYHVAVAKGTDVDQPRNLAKSVTVE, via the coding sequence ATGTGCGGTATCGTTGGAATCCTCGCCCGGCGCGATGTCGTGGGCGATCTGGTCGATGGTTTGAAGCGGATGGAATACCGCGGATATGACTCCGCGGGGGTCTGCACGGTGCACGACGGCCAGCTGGTGCGCAGGCGCGCGCAGGGCAAGTTGCGCAATCTGGTCGATGTGCTGGCGAAGGATCCCGCGCCCGGCCATGTCGGCATCGCGCACACCCGCTGGGCGACGCACGGCGCGCCGACGACATCGAACGCGCACCCACATGCTACGGACGAAGTGGCGCTGGTGCACAACGGCATCATCGAGAACTTCAAGCAGCTGCGCGATGCGCTGATCGCACGCGGTCGCCGTTTCGAGAGCGAGACCGACTCCGAGGTTGTCGCTCATCTGCTGAGCGAGCGGATCGAGGCCGGCGACAGCCCGCAGGACGCGGTCAAGGCCGTACTGCCGCAGCTGCGCGGCGCCTTCGCGCTTGCCATCGCGTTCCGCCAGTATCCGGATATGCTGATCGGCGCGCGGCTGGGTTCGCCTCTGGTGCTGGGCTATGGCGAGGGCGAGACGTATCTTGGTTCGGACGCGCTGGCGCTTGCTCCACTGACCCAGCGCATCGCCTATCTCGAAGAGGGCGACTGGGTGGTGCTGACCCGCGAGGGCGCGCAGGTCTTTGACGCCGACAACGCTCCCGTAGAGCGCGAGGTCACGTTGTCGGGCGTCACCGGCGCGCTGATCGACAAGGGCAACCACCGCCATTTCATGCAGAAGGAAATCTTCGAGCAGCCGGTGGTCGTGGCGCAGACGCTGCAAAGCTATATCCGCTCGGTCGAACAGCAGGTGGCGCTGCCACAGATGGACTTCGAGCTTTCGGACATCGACCGGGTGACGATCATCGCCTGCGGCACCGCATCCTATGTCGGCATGATCGGCAAATACTGGATCGAGCAATTGGCGCGCGTCCCCGTCGAGGTCGATGTCGCGTCGGAATACCGGTATCGCGATCCGGTGCTGTCGCCCGGAATGCTTGGCGTGGTCGTGTCTCAATCGGGCGAGACCGCCGATACGCTGGCGGCCCTGCGCCACATGAAGGCGGGCGGGGTGACCACCGCGGGCATCATCAATGTTCCGACCAGCTCGATGGCGCGCGAGGTCGATCTGTTGCTGCCGACGCACGCGGGCCCCGAGATCGGGGTGGCCTCGACCAAGGCGTTCACCTGCCAGCTGGCGGTGATGGCGGCGCTCGCGGTCAATCTTGCGCGCGCCAAGGGGCGCCTCAGCCAGGCTGAAGAGGCCGAGATCGTGCGCCATCTGATCGAGGCTCCGGCAGCAATCAACGCGGCGCTGGCACATGATGCCGAGATCGAGGCGATGGCGCACACCATCGCACAGGCGCGCGACGTGCTCTATCTGGGGCGTGGGCCGGACTATGCGCTGGCGCTGGAAGGCGCGCTCAAGCTCAAGGAAATCAGTTACATCCACGCCGAAGGCTATGCCGCAGGCGAGATGAAGCACGGCCCCATCGCGCTGATCGACGAGGCGGTTCCGATCATCGTCATCGCGCCCTCGGGCCCGCTGTTCGAAAAGACGGTGAGCAACATGCAGGAGGTGCGCGCGCGCGGCGGCCAGGTGGTGCTGATCTCGGATGCCAAAGGCCTGGCCGAGGCAGGTGAAGGCTGCCTGGCGACGATCGAGATGCCCAAGGTGCACCCCATGATTGGCCCTATGGTTTACTGCGTACCAATCCAGTTGCTCGCCTATCACGTCGCGGTCGCCAAGGGCACCGATGTCGATCAGCCCCGCAACCTGGCCAAGTCCGTCACCGTAGAGTGA
- a CDS encoding class I mannose-6-phosphate isomerase yields MDVIALPMKLAARQVAKPWGKADIPAPFSNTGPDKIGEIWFEAKGAEPLGLMVKYIFTSEKLSIQVHPGDAYARTIGLSGGKEECWLVLDAEPGATLGIGLVRDLSGDELRAAALDGSIEQLLAWHPVARGDFFYIPAGTIHAIGAGLSLIEIQQNADVTFRLYDYGRPRELHLDQSIAVANAASYRHTLARHIDLDTDQTLVDGPLFGLRLTGDAPETLDGTGPLLVIPIDGSVSVQTAAGAVSAAAGECLAIDPASSYRASSGARLLLARAYENGQTA; encoded by the coding sequence ATGGATGTTATCGCTCTCCCGATGAAGCTGGCGGCGCGCCAGGTGGCAAAGCCATGGGGAAAGGCCGATATCCCGGCTCCCTTTAGCAACACCGGCCCCGACAAGATCGGCGAAATCTGGTTCGAAGCCAAAGGTGCTGAGCCACTGGGGCTGATGGTGAAGTACATCTTCACCAGCGAGAAACTCTCGATCCAGGTGCATCCCGGCGATGCCTATGCCCGCACGATCGGCCTATCCGGCGGCAAGGAGGAGTGCTGGCTGGTGCTCGATGCCGAACCCGGTGCGACGCTGGGGATCGGTCTGGTGCGCGACCTCAGCGGTGACGAACTGCGCGCGGCCGCGCTTGATGGCTCGATCGAGCAACTGCTTGCCTGGCACCCGGTGGCGCGCGGCGACTTCTTCTACATCCCGGCTGGCACCATCCACGCCATCGGCGCGGGGCTGAGCCTCATCGAGATCCAGCAGAACGCCGATGTGACCTTCCGGCTGTACGATTATGGCCGCCCGCGCGAACTGCATCTGGACCAGAGCATCGCGGTTGCGAACGCTGCGTCCTATCGCCACACGCTGGCGCGGCACATCGATCTGGACACCGACCAGACACTGGTCGACGGGCCGCTGTTCGGGCTTCGCCTGACAGGAGATGCCCCCGAAACGCTGGACGGAACCGGCCCGCTGCTGGTGATCCCGATCGATGGCAGCGTTTCGGTGCAGACCGCCGCCGGTGCGGTCTCCGCGGCCGCGGGTGAATGTCTCGCAATCGATCCAGCCTCTTCCTATCGTGCCAGCAGCGGCGCGCGCCTCCTGCTCGCCCGCGCTTATGAGAACGGCCAAACTGCATGA
- a CDS encoding mannose-1-phosphate guanylyltransferase/mannose-6-phosphate isomerase: MTKITPVILSGGSGIRLWPLSVAARPKQFLPLVTDRSMFADTLARANGSDRFSLALIIGAERHFDLLQAELAEAGLDDARILLEPSARNTAPAIALAALAAGSGDAVMLVMPSDHVIGDLDAFLAAVDAARPAAEQGWLVTFGIEPTGPETGFGYILMAAPLADIPGVRKVARFIEKPPRDEAEAMLAEGNHAWNAGIFLMRADRYLEELALHAPDILRAARQSLEGVQLNARTIRPLPDRFAVCPSASIDYAVMERADRVAIVPVSCGWSDVGSWDALAGIAPPDDAGNTSHGEVIAIDCSNSHIHADGITVTASGISDLIIIANGSHVMIVPKGRSQDVKKIVEALKAGG; the protein is encoded by the coding sequence ATGACGAAAATCACTCCCGTGATCCTTTCGGGCGGCTCGGGCATCCGGCTCTGGCCGCTGTCGGTCGCCGCCCGTCCCAAGCAGTTCCTGCCGTTGGTCACCGACCGCTCGATGTTCGCCGACACGCTTGCCCGCGCCAACGGCTCGGACAGGTTCAGCCTTGCGCTGATCATCGGCGCCGAGCGTCATTTCGATCTATTGCAAGCCGAACTGGCCGAAGCGGGGCTGGACGACGCGCGAATCCTGCTGGAACCCAGCGCGCGTAACACTGCGCCTGCCATCGCGCTGGCAGCACTGGCGGCAGGATCGGGCGATGCCGTGATGCTGGTGATGCCCAGTGACCATGTCATCGGCGATCTAGATGCGTTTCTCGCCGCGGTTGACGCCGCGCGTCCGGCTGCCGAACAGGGCTGGCTGGTCACCTTCGGCATCGAACCGACCGGGCCCGAAACCGGCTTTGGCTATATCCTCATGGCCGCGCCGCTCGCCGATATTCCCGGGGTCCGCAAGGTCGCGCGCTTCATCGAAAAGCCGCCGCGCGACGAGGCCGAGGCAATGCTCGCCGAGGGCAACCATGCCTGGAATGCCGGGATCTTCCTGATGAGAGCCGATCGCTATCTGGAGGAGCTAGCGCTGCACGCCCCCGACATTCTGCGGGCAGCGAGGCAATCGCTGGAAGGCGTGCAGCTCAACGCTCGCACCATCCGCCCGCTGCCCGACCGCTTTGCCGTCTGCCCCTCCGCTTCGATCGACTATGCGGTGATGGAACGCGCCGACCGCGTCGCCATCGTGCCGGTGTCGTGCGGCTGGTCGGATGTCGGCAGCTGGGACGCACTGGCAGGCATCGCCCCGCCCGACGACGCCGGCAACACCAGCCATGGCGAGGTCATCGCGATCGATTGCAGCAATTCGCACATCCATGCCGACGGCATCACCGTCACCGCATCGGGCATCAGTGACCTCATCATCATCGCCAACGGAAGCCACGTGATGATCGTCCCCAAGGGCCGCTCGCAGGACGTCAAGAAGATCGTCGAGGCGCTGAAGGCGGGCGGCTAA
- a CDS encoding VOC family protein — protein sequence MMGNPVVHFEIPVTDMDRAVAFYEGVFGYRLTRQEVDGYDMAFFARADGAAGASGALARGDVYRPSKEGVIVYFDVPDIDAVLRMASSRGASILYQKKDIGAAGFVAEIEDSEGNRIALSQVRD from the coding sequence ATGATGGGCAATCCGGTGGTTCATTTCGAGATCCCCGTCACCGACATGGACCGGGCGGTGGCGTTTTACGAAGGCGTGTTCGGCTATCGGCTCACCCGGCAAGAGGTCGACGGATATGACATGGCGTTCTTTGCTCGCGCCGACGGGGCTGCCGGTGCAAGCGGGGCGCTGGCCAGAGGCGATGTCTACCGGCCGAGCAAAGAAGGTGTGATCGTCTATTTCGATGTGCCCGATATCGATGCGGTGCTACGCATGGCCAGCAGTCGCGGTGCCAGCATACTCTATCAGAAAAAGGATATCGGCGCGGCAGGGTTCGTCGCCGAAATCGAGGACAGTGAAGGCAATCGCATCGCGCTGTCGCAGGTCAGGGACTGA
- a CDS encoding transglycosylase domain-containing protein, protein MAVKDKGDRAASKPRPASGPRLWFWRFVKIGSAAAVIGLIGLVVAVVTVMGSLPSFQDLKSSPNGQMILVKAADGTEIMQLGPSFGEWLDIDDIPQVMKDAMVSVEDRRYAYHPGVDPIGIGRAIYNSVAGGGRVRATSTITQQLARNVFLSNSRSYTRKIREGVLALALERKFSKDQILELYLNKVYFGGGAYGVDSAARKFFNHDAKTLSLAEAAIIAGLVKAPSRYSPTADSEAALGRAGVVLQVMRDVGTITPAQAAEADLEGVEFAPEKGQNSVRYFTDWALPQLDTLIEDNGEPIVVWTTLDLNMQRAGTAAIQANVPGGAQGALVSLDRDGAVRAMVGGTDYVTSNYNRATSALRQPGSAWKLFVYLSALEAGYTPEDIVTDAPITIGGWSPRNSGGSYAGDITLRTAFAYSKNTVAARIGEDVGTSSIANMARRFGITTPITTLPSMVLGSSEVRVIDMVRAFAGVSSGGVAISPYGITKVTTSDGEVLYSHESDMSQVLVPPHVTAGMTDLLQTAVNVGTGRAAQIGRPVAGKTGTTNSNKDGWFLGFSSGITTGVWMGRDDARPVGGLQGGTAPARAFAQFMKVAVAKRKVEPFDTELKLPEWQLEPDDEAYFGSPDDVIFIDENGNPIDPGRGPAEPDPFAPPPVQQPERLDDNFIDRALGRDPVNRPQVRQAEPRPPVRRPPPTPQEERVAPALRDEE, encoded by the coding sequence ATGGCGGTGAAAGACAAGGGTGACAGGGCCGCGTCGAAGCCCAGGCCCGCAAGCGGTCCGCGCCTGTGGTTCTGGCGTTTCGTCAAGATCGGCTCGGCAGCAGCGGTGATCGGGCTGATCGGCCTTGTCGTCGCGGTGGTCACCGTGATGGGTTCGCTGCCCAGCTTTCAGGACCTGAAATCCTCTCCCAACGGCCAGATGATCCTGGTCAAGGCCGCCGATGGCACCGAGATCATGCAACTGGGCCCAAGCTTCGGCGAATGGCTCGATATCGATGACATTCCGCAGGTGATGAAGGATGCGATGGTCTCTGTCGAGGACCGCCGCTACGCCTATCACCCCGGCGTCGACCCGATCGGCATCGGCCGCGCGATCTACAATTCGGTCGCAGGCGGCGGCCGCGTGCGGGCCACATCGACTATCACCCAGCAGCTCGCGCGCAACGTTTTCCTCAGCAACAGCCGTTCCTATACCCGCAAGATCCGCGAAGGCGTGCTCGCGCTGGCGCTGGAGCGCAAGTTCTCCAAGGACCAGATCCTCGAGCTGTACCTCAACAAGGTGTATTTCGGCGGCGGCGCCTATGGCGTGGATTCGGCGGCGCGCAAGTTCTTCAACCATGATGCCAAGACGCTGTCGCTCGCCGAGGCCGCGATCATCGCCGGCTTGGTCAAGGCACCCTCCCGCTATTCCCCCACTGCCGACAGCGAGGCTGCTCTGGGCCGAGCGGGCGTGGTGCTGCAGGTGATGCGGGATGTCGGCACGATCACCCCGGCCCAGGCCGCCGAGGCGGATCTTGAAGGCGTCGAGTTCGCGCCCGAAAAGGGCCAGAATTCGGTGCGCTATTTCACCGATTGGGCATTGCCCCAGCTCGACACGCTGATCGAGGACAATGGCGAGCCGATCGTGGTGTGGACCACGCTCGATCTCAACATGCAGCGCGCAGGCACTGCGGCGATTCAGGCCAATGTTCCGGGCGGTGCGCAGGGCGCGTTGGTCTCGCTCGACCGTGATGGCGCGGTGCGCGCGATGGTCGGCGGCACCGATTACGTCACCTCCAACTACAACCGCGCCACCAGCGCGCTGCGCCAGCCGGGTTCGGCGTGGAAGCTGTTCGTCTATCTCTCCGCGCTGGAGGCGGGCTATACGCCCGAAGACATCGTCACCGACGCGCCGATCACCATCGGCGGCTGGTCGCCGCGCAACAGCGGCGGCAGCTATGCGGGCGATATCACGCTGCGCACCGCCTTTGCCTATTCCAAGAACACCGTTGCCGCGCGTATCGGCGAGGATGTCGGCACCAGCTCGATCGCCAACATGGCGCGCCGCTTCGGCATCACCACGCCGATCACGACCTTGCCGTCGATGGTGCTGGGATCGTCCGAGGTCCGCGTGATCGATATGGTGCGCGCCTTTGCCGGGGTCAGCTCGGGCGGGGTTGCAATTTCGCCTTATGGTATCACCAAGGTCACCACCAGCGATGGCGAGGTGCTCTACAGCCATGAATCCGACATGAGCCAGGTGCTCGTACCGCCGCACGTCACCGCCGGGATGACCGACCTGCTGCAGACCGCGGTCAATGTCGGCACCGGGCGCGCCGCGCAGATCGGACGGCCGGTGGCGGGCAAGACGGGCACCACCAACAGCAACAAGGACGGCTGGTTCCTTGGCTTTTCGAGCGGGATCACCACCGGCGTCTGGATGGGCCGCGACGATGCCCGCCCGGTCGGCGGGCTGCAGGGCGGCACCGCGCCCGCGCGCGCGTTCGCGCAATTCATGAAGGTCGCGGTCGCCAAGCGCAAGGTCGAGCCGTTCGATACCGAGCTCAAGCTTCCCGAGTGGCAGCTAGAGCCCGATGACGAGGCCTATTTCGGCTCGCCCGACGATGTGATCTTCATCGACGAGAACGGCAACCCGATCGATCCGGGCCGCGGCCCGGCCGAGCCCGACCCGTTCGCGCCGCCGCCGGTGCAGCAGCCCGAGCGGCTGGATGACAATTTCATAGATCGCGCGCTTGGCCGTGATCCCGTCAACCGGCCGCAGGTCCGTCAGGCCGAACCCCGGCCCCCGGTGCGCCGTCCGCCGCCGACGCCGCAGGAAGAACGGGTCGCCCCGGCGCTGCGCGACGAGGAATAG
- the mobA gene encoding molybdenum cofactor guanylyltransferase, translating to MDMSLPQVAVVLAGGQSRRMQGEDKALALIGGERMIDRVVRRLSRQVGQVLLSAPHDYGTGLEAIADLPEGPAGPVGAIRAAALHLAARDVHAFVTAPVDAPFVPDDLVERLAASAPVAMAADDGGGGSPGAWQPAFALWDARAVIAALPAEVCAEKWSLRRLGEALGARAVEFPEPGALMNVNTPRELAMAQALAGDVAGDAPGGPGTA from the coding sequence ATGGATATGTCCCTGCCGCAGGTCGCCGTGGTGCTGGCAGGCGGCCAGTCGCGCCGCATGCAGGGCGAGGACAAGGCGCTGGCGCTGATCGGCGGCGAACGCATGATCGACAGAGTGGTGCGGCGATTGTCGCGGCAGGTGGGGCAGGTGCTGCTGTCAGCGCCGCATGATTATGGCACCGGGCTCGAGGCGATCGCCGATCTCCCCGAAGGCCCAGCGGGACCCGTCGGCGCGATCCGCGCGGCGGCGCTGCATCTGGCGGCGCGCGACGTGCATGCGTTCGTCACCGCGCCGGTCGATGCGCCCTTCGTTCCGGACGATCTGGTCGAACGGCTCGCGGCATCTGCGCCGGTGGCGATGGCCGCAGACGACGGCGGCGGTGGCAGCCCTGGCGCCTGGCAGCCCGCCTTCGCGCTGTGGGATGCGCGCGCGGTGATCGCAGCCCTTCCGGCAGAGGTCTGCGCCGAAAAATGGTCGCTGCGCCGCCTGGGCGAGGCGCTGGGCGCGCGCGCGGTGGAGTTTCCGGAGCCAGGCGCGCTGATGAACGTCAACACGCCGCGTGAACTCGCAATGGCGCAGGCGCTTGCAGGCGATGTGGCAGGCGACGCGCCAGGCGGGCCGGGCACGGCATGA
- a CDS encoding mitofilin family membrane protein: MMNPETPRPGRPSQGASGRTLLILLALAFVGGATLSGWLITRSGWFTETPATPAQTALDRNVITADPAGPGAGGPPPAMTGGMLGGPVSPRALDVRVAELENRLSLINVQAQEASGNAGRAEGLLIAFAARRALDRASALGYLEGQLQLRFGAAQPNAVATIVRAARNPVTMDQLRAQLEEIGPSIVSGRAANEGFFDALQREASELFVVEQQGSVSQTPSQRLQRAKRYLEAGRVEAALAEIERLPGSNKAADWLAKARIYAEARRALDIIESAAILEPRGLRDAAGQPIEQPSPLAPKAPAN; the protein is encoded by the coding sequence ATGATGAACCCCGAGACCCCCCGCCCGGGCCGCCCTTCGCAAGGCGCCAGCGGCAGGACGCTGCTGATCCTGCTGGCGCTTGCCTTTGTCGGCGGAGCGACGCTGTCGGGCTGGCTGATCACCCGCTCGGGCTGGTTCACCGAAACGCCTGCAACGCCTGCGCAGACCGCGCTCGACCGCAATGTCATTACCGCAGATCCGGCAGGTCCCGGCGCCGGCGGTCCGCCGCCTGCGATGACAGGCGGCATGCTCGGGGGCCCGGTTTCGCCGCGTGCGCTCGATGTGCGGGTGGCAGAGCTCGAGAACCGGCTGTCGCTGATCAATGTTCAGGCGCAGGAGGCATCGGGCAATGCCGGGCGCGCCGAGGGGCTGCTGATCGCCTTTGCCGCGCGCCGCGCGCTCGACCGCGCCTCGGCGCTGGGCTATCTCGAAGGCCAGCTGCAGCTGCGTTTCGGCGCAGCACAGCCCAATGCGGTCGCCACCATCGTGCGCGCCGCGCGCAACCCCGTCACCATGGACCAATTGCGCGCGCAGCTTGAGGAGATCGGCCCCTCGATCGTCTCGGGTCGCGCCGCCAATGAAGGCTTTTTCGATGCGCTGCAGCGCGAGGCGAGCGAGCTGTTCGTCGTCGAGCAGCAGGGCAGCGTGTCGCAGACCCCCTCGCAGCGGCTGCAGCGCGCCAAGCGCTATCTGGAGGCCGGGCGGGTCGAGGCTGCACTCGCCGAGATCGAGCGGCTGCCCGGAAGCAACAAGGCCGCCGACTGGCTGGCCAAGGCGCGGATCTATGCCGAGGCGCGGCGCGCTCTCGACATCATCGAAAGCGCTGCCATTCTCGAACCTCGCGGCCTGCGCGATGCCGCTGGCCAGCCGATCGAGCAGCCCTCGCCGCTGGCCCCCAAGGCGCCTGCGAACTGA
- a CDS encoding uroporphyrinogen-III synthase: MAGARIIVLRPQPGATATAQALRAAGHDPLVTPLFVIEQVAWSPVDPSAYDALLVGSANVFRHGGPALADLKDLPVYAVGGKTARMALDLGFRVRGQGQGGLSALLPMLVEDGHLHILRLAGEDRVDLPDSRLAIDTRIVYRSRALPMPPALADALANPCVVLLHSARAASHFAALVDSAGLDRGRISLALFAPALVDAAGSGWAAVRVAASTDDRALLDVADALCQHAAPNHQPET, from the coding sequence ATGGCGGGCGCGCGCATCATCGTGCTGCGGCCTCAGCCCGGCGCCACCGCGACCGCGCAGGCGCTGCGCGCCGCGGGGCACGATCCGCTGGTGACGCCGCTGTTCGTCATCGAGCAGGTCGCCTGGAGCCCCGTCGATCCGTCCGCCTATGACGCTCTGCTGGTGGGCAGCGCCAATGTCTTTCGCCATGGCGGCCCGGCGCTCGCGGACCTCAAGGACCTGCCCGTCTATGCGGTGGGCGGCAAGACCGCGCGGATGGCGCTGGACCTCGGCTTCCGGGTGCGCGGCCAGGGGCAGGGTGGTCTCTCCGCCCTGCTGCCGATGCTGGTCGAGGACGGCCATCTGCACATCCTGCGGCTGGCGGGCGAAGACCGCGTCGATCTTCCCGACAGCCGCCTCGCGATCGACACCCGCATCGTCTATCGGTCGCGCGCGCTGCCGATGCCCCCTGCGTTGGCAGATGCGCTGGCCAACCCCTGCGTGGTGCTGCTGCATTCGGCGCGCGCGGCCTCGCACTTTGCCGCCCTGGTCGATTCCGCCGGGCTGGATCGCGGGCGGATCAGCCTCGCCCTGTTCGCGCCTGCGTTGGTCGATGCGGCGGGGTCCGGCTGGGCTGCGGTGCGCGTCGCGGCCTCGACCGACGACCGTGCTTTGCTGGACGTGGCGGACGCCCTGTGCCAGCATGCCGCACCCAATCACCAACCGGAGACATGA
- the hemC gene encoding hydroxymethylbilane synthase, with protein MGETLHPGARADLPEGIAEILADRPIRLGTRASPLAMAQAHMTAAALRARWGLAEDQVELSPVVASGDRITDRPLADVGGKALWTRELDWSLGGGTIDLSVHSMKDVETIRPEAFVLAAMLPRADVRDVLLGAASIDALPHGARFGTSSPRRSAQIRSLRPDIVPVLFRGNVATRIGKLQAGEADATLLAAAGLDRLGETLPGIASVRLDSDSWLPAPSQGAVGIEVRRDDAAMRALIGGIDDAPTSACVMAERALLEALGGDCHSAIAALARNSGTTIHLRAVLYSEDGAQHVAGDIRFAANDPGAPARLAADLLAQAPETITRLFHPG; from the coding sequence ATGGGAGAGACATTGCACCCCGGCGCCCGCGCCGACCTGCCCGAAGGCATAGCCGAAATCCTCGCCGACCGGCCCATCCGGCTGGGCACCCGCGCATCGCCGCTGGCGATGGCGCAGGCACACATGACCGCCGCCGCGCTGCGCGCGCGCTGGGGGCTGGCCGAAGATCAGGTCGAGCTGTCGCCGGTGGTGGCGAGCGGCGACCGGATCACCGACCGCCCGCTTGCCGATGTCGGCGGCAAGGCGCTGTGGACGCGCGAGCTCGACTGGTCGCTGGGCGGCGGTACGATCGACCTTTCGGTGCATTCGATGAAGGATGTCGAGACCATCCGCCCCGAAGCTTTCGTGCTCGCCGCGATGCTGCCGCGCGCGGATGTCCGCGATGTCCTGCTGGGCGCTGCGAGCATCGATGCGCTGCCGCACGGCGCGCGCTTCGGCACCAGCTCGCCGCGCCGCTCCGCGCAGATTCGTAGCCTTCGCCCCGATATCGTGCCGGTGCTGTTCCGCGGCAATGTCGCCACCCGCATCGGCAAGCTGCAGGCCGGAGAGGCCGATGCGACGCTGCTCGCCGCCGCCGGGCTCGACCGGCTGGGCGAGACGCTGCCGGGGATCGCCTCGGTGCGGCTGGACAGCGACAGCTGGCTGCCTGCCCCCTCGCAAGGCGCGGTGGGGATCGAAGTGCGCCGGGATGATGCGGCCATGCGCGCGCTGATCGGCGGGATCGACGATGCCCCGACCTCGGCCTGCGTGATGGCGGAACGCGCCCTGCTCGAGGCATTGGGCGGCGACTGCCACTCGGCGATCGCTGCACTGGCGCGGAATTCGGGCACCACGATCCATCTGCGCGCGGTGCTCTATTCCGAAGACGGCGCGCAGCATGTCGCGGGCGACATCCGCTTTGCGGCGAACGATCCTGGCGCACCGGCGCGGCTGGCCGCCGATCTGCTGGCCCAGGCCCCCGAGACGATCACGCGGCTGTTCCATCCGGGCTGA